The genomic region CGAAGCCGGCGCGCTTGCGTCCGTCGAGGTGACCGCCGAGGTGGTCGGCGTCGTCAAGGGTCCGAAGATCCGGATCCACAAGTTCAAGAACAAGACCGGCTACCACAAGCGTCAGGGCCACCGCCAGAAGCTGACGCGTCTCAAGGTGACCGGCATCGAGACCGGGAAGGCCTGAGCGAGATGGCGCATAAGAAGGGCGCGAGCTCCTCGCGCAACGGTCGGGACTCCAACGCCCAGCGGCTGGGCGTGAAGCGTTTCGGTGGGCAGTTCGTCAAGGCCGGCGAGATCATCGTCCGCCAGCGCGGCACCCACTTCCACCCCGGTGAGCTGGTCGGCCGAGGCAAGGACGACACGCTGTTCGCACTGTCGGCCGGGCACGTGCAGTTCGGCCACCGGCGCGGCCGCCGCGTCGTGAACGTGGTCGAGCAGGTGGCGGCGCCCGCCGCCTGACTTGCCCGGGCGGTGATGCCGGCCGGCGGAGCCAGACCTGGCTCCGCCACCACAGCGCCGCCCCGACGCCACGCACACAGCCGCGCGCATCATCCCGCCTGGGTTTGGTGCGCGCGGTTTTGGCATGTACGTACGCACGACGGGGATGAGGCGGGCCGCCGGCTGACGGCGGCACGCGGACCGTACGAGACGGACCAGGGAAGAGGGGGCAGCGATGCCGACCTTCGTCGACCGGGTGGTGTTGCACGCGGCGGCCGGCGACGGCGGCCACGGCTGTGCCTCCATCCACCGGGAGAAGTTCAAGCCGCTGGGCGGTCCGGACGGCGGTGACGGCGGCCGCGGCGGCGACGTGCGCCTCGTCGTGGACCCGAGCGTCACCACGCTGCTCGACTTCCACTTCCATCCGCACCAGCGGGCCTCGCGCGGCCGGCCCGGGCAGGGCTCGAACCGCAGCGGCGCGGACGGGGAGGACCTCATCCTCCCCGTGCCCGACGGCACGGTCGTCCTCACCGGCGACGGCGAGCAGCTCATCGACCTGGTCGGGGCGGGCAGCGCGTTCGTCCTCGCCCGAGGCGGTCGCGGTGGTCGGGGGAACGCGGCGCTGGCCTCCGCCCGGCGCAAGGCCCCCGGATTCGCCGAGCTCGGCGAGCCCGGCGAGTTGCTCGACGCCGTCCTGGAGCTCAAGACGGTGGCCGACGTCGCGCTCGTCGGCTTCCCCAGCGCGGGGAAATCGTCCCTGGTGTCGGTGCTGAGCGCCGCCAAGCCCAAGATCGCCGACTACCCCTTCACCACCCTCGTGCCCAACCTCGGAGTGGCCCGGGCGGGGGATCATCCGCCGTACACGGTGGCGGACGTCCCGGGTCTCATTCCCGGCGCGAGCGAGGGGCGTGGCCTGGGCCTGGAGTTCCTCCGGCACATCGAGCGCTGCTCGCTGATCGTGCACGTGCTGGACTGCGCGACCCTCGAACCGGGACGCGACCCGCTGACCGATCTCGACGTCATCGAGGCCGAGCTCGCGGCGTACTCCGCCGATCTGTCCGACCGTCCCCGGCTCGTCGTCCTCAACAAGATCGACGTGCCCGACGCCGCCGACCTCGCCGACCTGGTCACCGCCGATCTGCGAGCCCGTGGGCTCGACGTGTTCGCGGTGAGCAGCGCCACCCGGCGGGGGGTGCACGCGCTGTCGCTGGCGTTGGCGGAGCGGGTCGCGGCGCTGCGGGCGGCGGCGCCGAGCCGCGCGGCGACCCGCGTCGTCCTGCGCCCGCGGGCGGTGAACGAACCCGACTTCACCGTGACGTCGCACGGCGATGGTTTCCTCATCTCCGGGGCGAAGCCGCAGCGGTGGGTGCGCCAGACCGACTTCACCAACGACGAGGCCATCGGCTTCCTCGCCGACCGGCTCGCCCGGCTCGGGGTGGAGAAGGAGCTCGCCCGCCTCGGCGCGACCGCGGGCGTCGAGGTCACGATCGGCGACGTCACCTTCGAGTGGGAGCCGACCCTCAGCGGCGGCGGGCTGGGCGGCGCTGGGCTGGCCGGCGATGGCACCGCCGTGGATCTTCTCGGCGCCGACGAGCCGGGAGCGGGTGCCCAGGCCGCCGCGGCGGGGGAGCGGAGCCCGGGCGTCCCGACGGCCGCGCCGCCGCGTCCCGCGGGTCGCGCGGTGGCCGCGACGGCCTCCCTGGGGCCCCGGGGCAGCGACGACCGGCTCAGCGGCTCGGTCCGGCTCACCCGGGCCGAGCGGATGGCCCGGGCGCGGCGCGCCCGCCTGTCCGACGCCGACGCCGACGCCGACATCGACGCCTCGGGCGCCGACGCCCGGACGGGCGGCGCCGTCGACGCGGACGCGTAGGCGTCGGCATGCGGGCGTTCGTGGCCGACGCGCAACGGGTCGTCGTCAAGGTCGGGTCGTCGTCGCTGACGACGGCGGCGGGCGGACTCGACGTCGCCCGCCTGGAGGGGCTCGTGTCCGCGCTGCTGCCCCGGGCGGGGCAGCTCGTGCTCGTCTCCTCCGGGGCGATCGCCGCCGGTCTCGCCCCGCTGGGGTTGGCCCGCCGGCCGCGTGACCTCGCCACCCAGCAGGCCGCGGCCAGCGTGGGGCAGAGCTCCCTGGTCCACAGCTACGCCGCGGCCTTCGGCCGGGCGGGCTTCCGCGTCGGCCAGGTGCTGCTGACCGCCACCGACGTCATCCGCCGCACCCACTACCGCAACGCGCGGACCGCGCTCGACCGGCTCCTCGAGCTCGGCGTCGTGCCGATCGTCAACGAGAACGACGCGGTGGCAACCCAGGAGATCCGCTTCGGCGACAACGACCGCCTCGCCGCGATCGTCGCCCACCTGGTGTCCGCCGACCTGCTGGTGCTGCTGTCGGACGTGGACGGCCTCTACGACGCCAACCCCCGCCACGGGCCGGCGAACCTGCTGCGCGAGGTCCGCTCGGATGCGGATCTCGCCGGGCTCACCGCCCGCGGGACGGGTACCGCCGGCGTCGGCGTCGGCGGCATGGCCACCAAGATCGAGGCTGCCCGGATGGCCGCGTCCGGCGGCGTCACCGCAATCATCACCTCGGCGGCGAACGCCGCGCCGGTGCTGCGCGGCGAGGAGGTCGGGACGGTGTTCCACCCCACCGGCCCGCGCCGGGCCTCCCGGCTGCTGTGGCTGGCGCACGCCACCGCGCCGGAGGGGCTGCTGCGCCTGGACGACGGAGCCGTCGCGGCCGTCGTGCGGCGGCGGGCGTCGTTGCTGCCGGCCGGGGTCACCGGCATCGAGGGCGACTTCTCCGCGGGCGACCCCGTCGATCTCGTCGATCCGGGCGGTCGCCCGGTGGCCAGGGGGCTGGTGGCGTTCGACGCGGCGGAGCTGCCGGCGATGCTGGGGCGGTCCACCGCCGAGCTCGCCGCCGAACTGGGCCCCTCCTACGAACGGGAGATCGTGCACCGGGACGACCTCGTCCTGCTGCTGCCGACCCGCTGATCTTCCTCGCCGCCCCTTCGTACCCGCCGTCCCTACCGCCCCCTCGTTCCCTCGCCGCCGTGGCGAGCCCCTGCGGTGCGTTCTGGACGGTGTCGGCCCGCGGACCGCGCAGAACGCACCGCGGTCCGCGCGGTCGCGCCGTCGGGCCGTCGGGGCGGGGGGCGGGGGTTGCGGGTCAGGGGGTGGTCTCGACCCGGCTGCCGTTCGTGCCCTTGACGACCTGGATCTGGTTCGGGATGCGCTGGCGCAGGTCGGCGACGTGGCTGACGACCCCGACGAGCCGGCCGCCGGAGCGCAGCTCGTCGAGCACGCCCATCACCTCGTCCAGGCTGTCGGGATCCAGCGTCCCGAAGCCCTCGTCGATGAACAGCGCGTCCATCCGCCGCCCGCCGGCCTCGGCGGTCACGACGTCGGCGAGGCCGAGGGCCAGCGACAGCGCGGCCTGGAAGGTCTCGCCGCCGGACAGCGTCCTGGTGTTGCGCCGCCGGCCCGTCCACGCGTCCTCGACGAGCAGACCCAGCCCCGCCCGTCGACGCCGGTCGCGTCGCTCCTCGGTGTCGTGGACGAGGGTGAAGCGCCCGCCGCTCATCGCGGCGAACCGCCGGCTGGCCGCGGCCGCCACCTCCTCCAGCCGGGCCGCGAGCACGAAGCTCGACAGCGGCATTCCCTCGGTGTTGCCGCCGCGGCCCGCGGCGAGCTCGGCGAGCTGATGCAGCTCGTCGGCCTCGGCGCGCAGGGGACCCAGCGCGGTGAGATCCGCGGTGAAGGTGGTGTGGAGGGCGGCGAGCTCGGCGGCCCGCCCGCTCGCCCGCGCGAGCGTCGCGACGGCCGACTCATGTGCCTGGCGAGCCTCCTCGGCGGCCGCGGCGTGCTCGGCGAGGGGCACCGTGATGTCGGGGTCGACGGCGAGATCGTCACCGGCCAGCGCCGCGGCGACCGCGGCGGTCTCCTCCCGGTACTCCAGGACCTCCTGCTCGGCGGTGCGTCTCCAGGGCTCGTCGCGGACGGCGGCGGCGGCGTCGTCCAGGTCGACGAAGCCGGCCTGGCGCACGAGGTCGAGCGCGGT from Frankia alni ACN14a harbors:
- the rpmA gene encoding 50S ribosomal protein L27, which produces MAHKKGASSSRNGRDSNAQRLGVKRFGGQFVKAGEIIVRQRGTHFHPGELVGRGKDDTLFALSAGHVQFGHRRGRRVVNVVEQVAAPAA
- the rplU gene encoding 50S ribosomal protein L21, producing MYAVVASGGKQHRVAVGDVVDVELLSGKPGAAVNLPALLLVDGDSVTHEAGALASVEVTAEVVGVVKGPKIRIHKFKNKTGYHKRQGHRQKLTRLKVTGIETGKA
- the proB gene encoding glutamate 5-kinase; the protein is MRAFVADAQRVVVKVGSSSLTTAAGGLDVARLEGLVSALLPRAGQLVLVSSGAIAAGLAPLGLARRPRDLATQQAAASVGQSSLVHSYAAAFGRAGFRVGQVLLTATDVIRRTHYRNARTALDRLLELGVVPIVNENDAVATQEIRFGDNDRLAAIVAHLVSADLLVLLSDVDGLYDANPRHGPANLLREVRSDADLAGLTARGTGTAGVGVGGMATKIEAARMAASGGVTAIITSAANAAPVLRGEEVGTVFHPTGPRRASRLLWLAHATAPEGLLRLDDGAVAAVVRRRASLLPAGVTGIEGDFSAGDPVDLVDPGGRPVARGLVAFDAAELPAMLGRSTAELAAELGPSYEREIVHRDDLVLLLPTR
- the obgE gene encoding GTPase ObgE, which produces MPTFVDRVVLHAAAGDGGHGCASIHREKFKPLGGPDGGDGGRGGDVRLVVDPSVTTLLDFHFHPHQRASRGRPGQGSNRSGADGEDLILPVPDGTVVLTGDGEQLIDLVGAGSAFVLARGGRGGRGNAALASARRKAPGFAELGEPGELLDAVLELKTVADVALVGFPSAGKSSLVSVLSAAKPKIADYPFTTLVPNLGVARAGDHPPYTVADVPGLIPGASEGRGLGLEFLRHIERCSLIVHVLDCATLEPGRDPLTDLDVIEAELAAYSADLSDRPRLVVLNKIDVPDAADLADLVTADLRARGLDVFAVSSATRRGVHALSLALAERVAALRAAAPSRAATRVVLRPRAVNEPDFTVTSHGDGFLISGAKPQRWVRQTDFTNDEAIGFLADRLARLGVEKELARLGATAGVEVTIGDVTFEWEPTLSGGGLGGAGLAGDGTAVDLLGADEPGAGAQAAAAGERSPGVPTAAPPRPAGRAVAATASLGPRGSDDRLSGSVRLTRAERMARARRARLSDADADADIDASGADARTGGAVDADA